The following are from one region of the Gryllotalpicola protaetiae genome:
- a CDS encoding substrate-binding domain-containing protein codes for MSEERPLAARFSVQRKERLLEELRLNGSVLVTELARLLEVSEMTVRRDINDLARQGLVTRVHGGATLRSPLDHSVRTRGAAENGLARYTIGVVVPSLDYYYPHVVNGARVAAAQSRARIVLRGSRYDAADNRKQIQALVDTPGVHGVIAAPETAGTEGRELLRWLDTLPVPVVLVERRPGRGVVTSRLESVTTDHARGAEVAVRHLRSTGHDRIGLLASSTSPTAPPVQRGWTETLQSMRQHVDDTVCDDANRCEGPDAEAFMDDVLERCRATGTTAMLIHADRQALRFVQHCIDRGVRVPDDLSVVAYDDEVAHLGSPPISAVRPPKSWVGRVAVETLIARLEEGAARPVHHVQLEPELIVRESSVVAADVNSLQETEVIA; via the coding sequence ATGAGCGAAGAGAGGCCGCTGGCCGCCCGATTCTCGGTGCAACGGAAGGAGCGGCTGCTCGAGGAGCTGCGGCTGAACGGCTCGGTGCTCGTCACCGAGCTCGCCCGGCTGCTCGAGGTGAGCGAGATGACCGTGCGGCGGGACATCAATGACCTGGCCAGGCAGGGACTCGTCACGCGCGTGCACGGCGGCGCGACGCTGCGCAGCCCACTGGATCACAGCGTGCGCACGCGTGGTGCGGCCGAGAACGGCCTCGCCCGGTACACGATCGGCGTCGTCGTGCCGTCGCTCGACTACTACTACCCGCACGTCGTCAACGGCGCGCGCGTCGCCGCCGCACAGTCGCGTGCGCGCATCGTGCTGCGCGGCTCGCGCTATGACGCGGCCGACAATCGCAAGCAGATCCAGGCGCTCGTGGACACCCCGGGGGTCCACGGCGTCATCGCGGCCCCCGAGACCGCTGGCACGGAGGGGCGCGAGCTGCTGCGCTGGCTCGACACGCTTCCCGTTCCGGTTGTGCTCGTCGAGCGGCGGCCGGGGCGCGGGGTCGTCACGAGCCGGCTCGAATCGGTCACGACCGACCACGCGCGCGGTGCGGAGGTCGCCGTGCGACATCTGCGCTCGACCGGCCACGACCGCATCGGCCTGCTCGCCTCATCGACGAGCCCCACCGCGCCGCCGGTGCAGCGCGGCTGGACGGAGACCCTGCAGAGCATGCGGCAGCACGTCGACGACACCGTCTGCGACGATGCGAACCGCTGCGAGGGGCCCGACGCCGAGGCGTTCATGGACGACGTGCTCGAACGCTGCAGGGCGACCGGAACGACGGCGATGCTGATCCACGCCGACCGGCAGGCGCTGCGCTTCGTGCAGCACTGCATCGACCGGGGCGTGCGCGTGCCCGACGATCTGTCGGTGGTCGCGTACGACGACGAGGTGGCGCACCTCGGCTCGCCGCCGATCTCGGCAGTGCGGCCGCCGAAGAGCTGGGTCGGGCGGGTCGCCGTCGAGACGCTGATCGCCCGCCTGGAGGAGGGCGCGGCGCGGCCCGTGCACCACGTGCAGCTCGAACCGGAGCTCATCGTGCGTGAGTCATCGGTGGTCGCCGCCGACGTGAACTCGCTGCAGGAGACCGAGGTGATCGCGTGA